A single genomic interval of Koleobacter methoxysyntrophicus harbors:
- a CDS encoding monovalent cation/H+ antiporter complex subunit F — protein MNNLLISACIILVITISLCLYKGARGPTIADRLVAVNVIGTKTVVLISLVSFIFEKTFFLDVALVYALISFLTTIMVADYMVGENKKEEEGIK, from the coding sequence GTGAATAACCTGCTGATTTCTGCATGTATAATCCTTGTCATAACCATATCCCTCTGCCTTTATAAAGGGGCAAGAGGACCTACTATTGCCGATAGGCTGGTTGCGGTTAATGTAATCGGAACCAAGACCGTTGTATTGATTTCCCTGGTCTCCTTCATCTTTGAAAAGACCTTTTTTCTCGATGTAGCTTTGGTTTATGCACTTATAAGCTTCCTGACAACCATTATGGTTGCAGATTATATGGTAGGTGAAAATAAAAAGGAAGAGGAGGGCATAAAATGA
- a CDS encoding Na+/H+ antiporter subunit E has protein sequence MVAFFVILLTFWLITSGSFSFQHIFIGGLISLSVSAVYTRMFKKYQISGIKISKPYILLDYLFHLVVDIVRANINVAKIVLSPRMPISPGMVKYRTKLKSDVGKVMLATSITLTPGTLTVDVEGDEFLVHVLTEENALGLTDWGIEEKIMKMEG, from the coding sequence ATGGTAGCCTTTTTTGTTATTCTTTTAACATTCTGGCTTATAACATCGGGGAGTTTTAGTTTTCAGCATATTTTTATCGGGGGTCTTATCAGCTTATCAGTATCAGCGGTATATACCCGGATGTTTAAAAAATATCAAATATCAGGGATTAAAATATCTAAACCCTATATTTTGCTGGATTATCTATTCCATCTGGTAGTAGATATAGTGAGAGCTAATATAAATGTAGCTAAAATAGTATTATCCCCGAGAATGCCCATTTCACCCGGGATGGTCAAATATCGCACTAAGCTGAAGAGCGATGTCGGGAAGGTAATGCTGGCAACTTCCATAACCTTAACCCCTGGGACCTTAACAGTAGATGTGGAGGGTGACGAATTTTTGGTTCATGTTCTGACAGAAGAAAATGCCCTCGGTTTAACTGACTGGGGTATAGAGGAAAAAATAATGAAGATGGAGGGTTAA
- the mbhE gene encoding hydrogen gas-evolving membrane-bound hydrogenase subunit E produces the protein MKPAITLIIIIILAYILVITVEEMPTFGSEKVPSYNEITERYTEDAVEDTGIVNSVTAILLDYRAFDTLGEATVLFAASLAVITVLKRR, from the coding sequence ATGAAGCCGGCAATTACCCTGATAATTATAATCATTCTTGCTTATATCCTTGTCATTACCGTAGAGGAAATGCCGACCTTTGGATCCGAGAAAGTTCCGTCTTATAATGAAATAACAGAAAGATATACGGAAGACGCGGTAGAAGATACGGGGATTGTTAATTCGGTAACAGCTATTCTGCTGGATTATCGAGCTTTTGATACCCTTGGAGAAGCCACCGTGCTTTTTGCAGCAAGCCTGGCCGTAATAACGGTGCTGAAAAGGAGGTAA
- the mnhG gene encoding monovalent cation/H(+) antiporter subunit G: MTVLVGTLLFTGIFFLTVGTIGLLRFPDVYTRIHATTKCDTLGLGLVLVSLMFISGLSWDSVKLLFVIIFVWLTNPTAAHVISKAAYKRGIPMAEGSFFINKEEKPDGNI; encoded by the coding sequence ATGACGGTTTTGGTCGGGACGCTCCTCTTTACGGGTATATTCTTCTTAACGGTAGGGACTATCGGGCTCTTAAGGTTCCCCGATGTGTATACCCGCATCCATGCAACCACCAAATGCGATACCCTCGGTTTGGGGCTGGTATTGGTTTCACTTATGTTTATCAGCGGGTTGTCGTGGGATTCTGTCAAGCTGTTATTCGTCATTATATTTGTGTGGTTGACCAACCCTACGGCTGCCCATGTAATATCTAAAGCGGCATATAAAAGGGGGATACCGATGGCAGAGGGCAGTTTTTTTATAAACAAGGAGGAAAAGCCTGATGGAAATATTTAA
- a CDS encoding sodium:proton antiporter, with translation MEILNNLISNYYYTGAVILFIIGFHTMLYNSNLIKKLIGMNIMDTAVFLLFVSYGYVKGKRAPIIDLSAEGGGYVNPLPMALILTGIVVAVSITAFALALTIRLYDFYGTVDIDEITEIRRRQHEDE, from the coding sequence ATGGAGATTCTTAATAACCTTATCTCAAATTATTATTACACAGGGGCTGTAATATTGTTTATTATCGGTTTTCATACGATGCTTTATAACTCAAACCTTATCAAAAAGCTCATAGGTATGAATATAATGGATACGGCTGTTTTCCTTCTATTTGTTTCTTATGGTTATGTCAAAGGGAAGAGAGCCCCTATTATAGACCTATCTGCGGAGGGTGGTGGATATGTCAATCCGCTGCCGATGGCCCTGATACTTACCGGGATAGTCGTGGCGGTAAGCATAACAGCCTTTGCCCTGGCTTTAACCATCAGGCTCTATGACTTTTACGGAACGGTTGATATAGATGAAATTACTGAAATAAGGAGAAGACAGCATGAAGATGAATGA
- a CDS encoding hydrogenase subunit MbhD domain-containing protein, giving the protein MEIFNMMLLIILIACSIAVARTKNLLSAVVIFTGYSLIMAVLWQQLNAPDLAITEAAVGAGITTLLFIGTIKRTAGRDEK; this is encoded by the coding sequence ATGGAAATATTTAATATGATGCTGTTGATTATCCTGATAGCGTGTTCTATAGCAGTTGCCAGGACAAAGAACCTCCTTTCTGCTGTGGTTATTTTTACGGGCTACAGCCTTATAATGGCAGTTCTGTGGCAGCAGCTGAATGCCCCGGACCTCGCTATAACAGAAGCGGCTGTTGGAGCGGGAATTACTACGCTCCTGTTTATTGGAACTATAAAGAGGACTGCGGGGAGAGATGAGAAATGA
- a CDS encoding MnhB domain-containing protein, translating into MDSIILRTVARGIIPFVQIYGIYVVFHGHLSPGGGFAGGTIIAASFILYALSYGLKPSKDVFPYSLASKIEGITMLWYVLLGLIALFLGCNFLTNKGAGIPLGTPGALISGGLILLLNIALGFKVCSTMFILFSSFAEEGRNGDS; encoded by the coding sequence ATGGACAGCATTATTTTAAGGACGGTTGCCAGAGGTATAATACCCTTTGTTCAGATATACGGTATTTATGTTGTATTTCACGGCCACCTTTCACCGGGCGGCGGTTTTGCAGGGGGTACTATAATTGCAGCGAGTTTTATTCTATATGCCCTCAGCTATGGTTTAAAACCTTCAAAGGATGTGTTTCCGTACAGCCTGGCCTCAAAAATAGAGGGCATAACCATGCTTTGGTATGTACTGCTTGGGTTAATAGCTTTATTCCTGGGCTGTAATTTCCTTACAAATAAAGGGGCAGGGATACCCCTCGGGACACCCGGAGCATTGATAAGCGGAGGGCTTATTCTTCTGCTGAATATAGCACTGGGCTTTAAAGTCTGCAGTACCATGTTTATACTGTTTTCTTCGTTTGCTGAGGAGGGCCGTAATGGAGATTCTTAA